A region of Sugiyamaella lignohabitans strain CBS 10342 chromosome A, complete sequence DNA encodes the following proteins:
- the ARD1 gene encoding Ard1p (Subunit of protein N-terminal acetyltransferase NatA; NatA is comprised of Nat1p, Ard1p, and Nat5p; acetylates many proteins and thus affects telomeric silencing, cell cycle, heat-shock resistance, mating, and sporulation; human Ard1p levels are elevated in cancer cells; protein abundance increases in response to DNA replication stress; GO_component: GO:0031415 - NatA complex [Evidence IDA] [PMID 14517307]; GO_component: GO:0005737 - cytoplasm [Evidence IEA,IEA]; GO_component: GO:0022626 - cytosolic ribosome [Evidence IDA] [PMID 14517307]; GO_function: GO:0008080 - N-acetyltransferase activity [Evidence IEA]; GO_function: GO:0004596 - peptide alpha-N-acetyltransferase activity [Evidence IEA]; GO_function: GO:0004596 - peptide alpha-N-acetyltransferase activity [Evidence IDA,IMP] [PMID 2551674]; GO_function: GO:0061607 - peptide alpha-N-propionyltransferase activity [Evidence IMP] [PMID 23043182]; GO_function: GO:0016740 - transferase activity [Evidence IEA]; GO_function: GO:0016746 - transferase activity, transferring acyl groups [Evidence IEA]; GO_process: GO:0006474 - N-terminal protein amino acid acetylation [Evidence IDA,IMP] [PMID 2551674]; GO_process: GO:0061606 - N-terminal protein amino acid propionylation [Evidence IMP] [PMID 23043182]; GO_process: GO:0016573 - histone acetylation [Evidence IMP] [PMID 17652096]) yields the protein MVQIREATVHDLQGMQNANLTNLPENYTLKYYLYHALSWPQGSYVATVQTSSGEERIVGYVLAKMEDDNNDDPNAGPYIPHAHITSLSVMRTYRRMGIAAKLLRQALRALVESYGAQYVSLHVRQSNKAAIHLYRETLKFELVEIEHSYYADGEDAYSMKKDLKELVPNAEDLYDDDEDLLVGSIASTTAAITV from the coding sequence ATGGTTCAGATAAGAGAAGCCACAGTTCATGACTTGCAAGGTATGCAGAATGCCAACCTAACCAATCTCCCTGAAAATTATACACTGAAATATTACTTGTACCATGCTCTATCGTGGCCCCAAGGTTCATATGTTGCAACAGTTCAAACTTCATCAGGTGAGGAGCGTATTGTTGGTTACGTTCTAGCTAAAATGGAAGAcgataataatgatgacCCTAATGCTGGTCCTTATATTCCACATGCTCATATTACCAGTTTATCTGTCATGAGAACATACCGACGAATGGGTATCGCTGCCAAACTGCTACGACAGGCTCTGAGAGCCTTGGTTGAAAGTTACGGTGCTCAATATGTGTCTCTTCACGTCAGACAGTCCAACAAGGCTGCTATTCATCTTTACAGAGAAACTCTTAAATTCGAACTTGTTGAAATCGAGCACAGCTACTATGCTGATGGCGAGGATGCCTATTCCATGAAAAAAGACCTTAAGGAACTTGTTCCAAATGCTGAAGACCTCtacgatgacgatgaggatCTCCTAGTTGGTTCTATTGCTAgtactactgctgctattactgTATAG